One Camelina sativa cultivar DH55 chromosome 3, Cs, whole genome shotgun sequence genomic window carries:
- the LOC104774021 gene encoding protein TSS-like isoform X1, whose amino-acid sequence MAPRSSKGKSNNRGKGGDKKKKEEKVLAPSLVEITVTTPYETKVILKGVSTDKIIDVRKLLASHVKTCHFTNYSLSHKVKGQKLNDNIQVASLKPCFLRMIPEEYKEESQAWTQVRRVVDIVACTTRFSSASPKSPNGKPVVVAGNNNASQVAASPEGLDMVSIHPTPKLSQFYDFFSIAHLSPPILHLKKVDGSEEEEEEDGERRDGYHFGLKVKICNGKVIHVIASVNGFFAVGKQLSHCHSIVDLLQNVSNAFAKAYESLMKAFTDRNKFGNLPYGLRINTWLVPPPVSESTSTFSPLPTEDGQWGGNGGGQWMNGEYNLRPWAAEFSVLATLPCKTEEERVVRDKKAFLLHNQFLDTSVQRAVRAICDVMDTNQHTTGLSSGSILLEDHVGDLFITVKRDIASLDPKPEATCQNEPFVLSSKELAEKNLLKGITADESKIVHDTLALGTVIVRHCGYTAVVHVEGKTQKAMSDIRDILIDDLPDGGANALNLNSLRVQLHRAHSVGTSGENQPTQLDSDDIESYKCIAPKFVKVNLTKLEEKWVSSVRPIRWELGSCWVQHLQKKETDVCGKPATNDETELSVKGLGKQFKVLKTKSKKSENNRTVKEKEKDIRLHELNGEADLGKKSIDEHFETELKELLSEQAFSRLKETGTGLHLKSKEELTKMVYGYYDEIALPRLVADFGSLELSPVDGRTMTDFMHIRGLQMRSLGHVAKLAEKLPHIQSICIHEMITRAFKHLLRAVIASVNNMAKLPVAVAASLNFMLGRRESEGCDRVPSEEYCLRLQWLQNFLSRKFGWIQTDEFNHLKKISILRGLCQKVGLELVPRDYDFDSPNPFKSSDIFGLVPVCKHVLCISSDGRTLLESSKIALDKGKLDDAVNYGTKALVKMIAVCGPYHRNTACAYSLLAVVLYHTGDFNQATIYQQKALDINERELGLDHPDTMKSYGDLSVFYYRLQHFELALKYVNRALFLLHFTCGLSHPNTAATYINVAMMEKEVGNDNLALRYLHEALKCNKRLLGADHIQTAASYHAIAVALSFMEAHSLSVQHEQTTLQILTAKLGPDDLRTQDAAAWLEYFESRAIEQQEAARNGVPKPDASIASKGHLSVSDLVDYISSDPDTKGSVAHRKQRRARVSQANDSVASADDATHKVAPQNGIAKRNDVIEANVIENRTEEKDPDAVVDEIKIGDIVVHRLNVDSRIVEESTLDEGWQEAYSKGRSGNGARRKRQPDLMKKRMSFNRNLTGKQDVQQQNSSSRLQKTTVRPSLSKPSSHRALKNTEKDVSKNTTKPQSKASGSAAATSITLASKSLSYKDVAVAPPGTVLKPMLEKVELPLESTETQMYRISSSSAEAESKSDTVMLDLPIEGAELPCEKQESQESGESVENLTSESEGDLGSCEGQKASDISRKKLSASAEPYNPGGFLVIDLQSLAATTGKYPILVADPISWAGVSCGIHSPPYYSVNHLNGVGMPRSMNPDAPEFVPRRSVQNSSQHAGGDASVSVDPSSGLKAESGDPSRDSAVTEIVYSREEESGANANEINGDEGFVIVAKKRRKNKFRLTNDAAGLYHQLPSVCA is encoded by the exons ATGGCACCGAGGTCGAGCAAAGGGAAATCAAACAACCGAGGGAAAGGaggagataagaagaagaaagaagagaaagtgtTGGCTCCGAGTCTGGTTGAGATCACAGTCACAACTCCGTACGAGACCAAAGTGATACTCAAGGGAGTCTCTACTGACAAAATCATTGATGTGAGAAAGCTTTTGGCATCTCACGTTAAGACTTGCCATTTCACCAACTATTCTCTCTCCCATAag GTGAAAGGGCAAAAATTGAATGACAACATCCAAGTTGCTTCCCTCAAGCCTTGTTTCCTCCGCATGATTCCAG AGGAGTACAAAGAGGAGAGCCAAGCTTGGACTCAGGTGCGGAGAGTCGTAGACATCGTAGCGTGCACCACCCGGTTCTCCTCCGCTTCCCCCAAATCCCCCAATGGGAAACCCGTCGTTGTCGCCGGCAACAACAATGCCAGTCAGGTGGCGGCGTCGCCGGAGGGGCTCGACATGGTCTCTATCCACCCAACCCCAAAGCTTTCTCAATTTTACGACTTTTTCTCCATTGCTCACCTCTCTCCTCCGATTCTTC ATTTGAAGAAAGTTGATggcagtgaagaagaagaagaagaagatggagagaggCGTGATGGTTACCATTTTGGACTTAAGGTTAAGATTTGCAATGGGAAGGTTATACATGTGATTGCTTCGGTGAATGGTTTCTTCGCCGTTGGAAAACAGCTCTCACATTGTCATTCCATTGTAGATTTGCTTCAGAACGTCAGCAATGCTTTTGCCAAg GCATATGAATCTCTAATGAAAGCTTTCACTGACCGGAACAAG tttggCAACCTCCCGTATGGATTACGGATTAATACATGGCTTGTACCTCCTCCTGTTTCTGAGTCTACTTCAACTTTTTCTCCTTTACCAACAGAGGATGGACAATGGGGAGGGAATGGTGGTGGTCAGTGGATGAATGGTGAATACAATCTTCGACCTTGGGCTGCTGAGTTTTCTGTATTAGCTACGCTTCCTTGCAAGACTGAGGAGGAGAGGGTTGTTCGAGATAAGAAAGCTTTCTTGCTTCATAATCAGTTTCTCGACACCTCTGTGCAAAGAGCTGTTAGAGCCATTTGCGACGTGATGGATACTAATCAACACACTACTGGATTAAGTTCAGGCTCGATCCTTCTTGAGGATCATGTTGGAGATTTGTTTATTACTGTAAAACGTGATATAGCCAGCCTTGACCCAAAGCCTGAAGCTACATGTCAAAATGAACCATTTGTTCTATCATCCAAGGAACTTGCTGAAAAGAATTTGCTAAAAGGCATAACAGCTGATGAGAGTAAGATTGTTCAC GATACTCTGGCTTTAGGCACAGTTATTGTAAGGCACTGTGGATATACAGCGGTGGTACATGTCGAGGGTAAAACGCAGAAGGCAATGTCTGATATCCGTGATATTTTAATTGATGACCTGCCGGACGGAGGAGCTAATGCTCTTAACCTTAACAG CTTAAGGGTTCAGCTTCACAGGGCCCATAGTGTTGGAACATCTGGAGAGAACCAGCCCACACAGCTTGATTCGGATGATATAGAGTCTTATAAATGTATTGCACCGAAGTTCGTAAAGGTTAACTTAACAAAATTAGAAGAGAAATGGGTATCTTCTGTAAGACCCATTAGATGGGAGCTCGGTTCTTGCTGGGTTCAGCatctacaaaagaaagaaacagacgTCTGTGGAAAGCCTGCAACTAATGATGAGACTGAACTTTCAGTTAAAGGCTTGGGGAaacaatttaaagttttaaagacCAAAAGTAAGAAATCAGAAAATAATCGTACCgtgaaggaaaaggaaaaagatatcAGACTACACGAGTTAAATGGGGAGGCTGATCTAGGGAAGAAAAGCATTGACGAACATTTTGAGACTGAACTGAAGGAACTGCTTTCTGAACAAGCTTTCTCTCGCCTAAAAGAAACTGGAACCGGTCTCCATTTAAAG TCAAAAGAAGAGCTTACTAAGATGGTATATGGTTACTATGATGAAATTGCTTTGCCAAGGCTG GTAGCAGATTTCGGGTCACTGGAGCTTTCTCCAGTTGATGGTCGCACAATGACTGACTTCATGCATATTAGAGGTCTCCAAATGCGTTCGCTAGGACATGTG GCTAAACTTGCTGAGAAACTTCCTCATATACAGTCCATCTGTATACATGAGATGATTACGAGAGCTTTCAAGCATCTTCTTAGGGCGGTTATTGCATCTGTCAATAATATGGCAAAGCTACCTGTGGCAGTAGCTGCATCATTAAACTTCATGCTTGGCCGCCGTGAATCGGAAGGGTGTGATAGGGTCCCTAGTGAAGAGTATTGTCTCAGATTACAATGGCTACAGAATtttctttccagaaaatttgGTTGGATACAGACAGATGAGTTCaatcatttgaaaaaaatttccatCCTCCGAGGACTCTGCCAAAAG GTTGGGTTAGAACTAGTTCCAAGAGATTATGACTTCGATTCTCCAAATCCTTTCAAGAGCTCTGACATTTTTGGCTTGGTACCTGTGTGCAAG CATGTGCTGTGTATATCATCTGACGGAAGGACACTCTTGGAGTCATCAAAAATTGCTCTTGACAAAGGAAAACTAGATGATGCTGTGAATTATGGAACAAAG GCATTGGTCAAGATGATTGCTGTCTGTGGGCCTTATCATAGAAATACTGCTTGTGCGTACAGCCTTCTCGCAGTTGTACTGTACCACACTGGCGATTTTAACCAG GCAACGATATATCAGCAGAAGGCTCTAGATATAAATGAGAGAGAACTTGGTCTCGACCATCCTGACACTATGAAAAGCTATGGGGATCTTTCTGTATTTTATTATCGTCTTCAACACTTTGAATTGGCACTAAA ATATGTGAACCGTGcgttgtttcttcttcacttcactTGTGGGCTATCTCACCCAAATACTGCTGCCACATATATCAATGTGGCTATGATGGAAAAAGAAGTAGGGAATGATAATCTAGCTCTAAGATACTTGCATGAAGCTCTAAAGTGCAATAAAAGATTGCTAGGAGCGGACCATATTCAG ACAGCGGCAAGCTATCATGCAATTGCTGTGGCTCTCTCTTTTATGGAAGCACATTCATTGAGTGTGCAACATGAACAAACTACACTTCAGATACTTACAGCAAAACTTGGACCAGATGACCTTCGTACACAG GATGCTGCTGCATGGCTTGAATATTTTGAATCAAGAGCCATAGAGCAGCAGGAAGCAGCCCGAAATGGAGTCCCAAAGCCTGATGCTTCCATCGCGAGCAAAGGCCACCTTAG TGTATCAGATCTCGTGGACTATATAAGTTCTGATCCCGATACTAAAGGAAGTGTTGCTCACAGGAAACAGCGGCGCGCCAGG GTATCACAAGCCAATGATAGTGTTGCATCAGCTGATGATGCCACCCATAAAGTTGCTCCACAGAATGGCATCGCTAAACGGAATGATGTCATAGAAGCGAATGTCATTGAGAATAGGACCGAAGAAAAAGATCCTGATGCAGTTGTTGATGAGATCAAAATAGGTGATATCGTAGTTCACAGACTAAATGTAGACAGCCGAATTGTGGAAGAGTCAACTTTAGATGAGGGCTGGCAAGAGGCATACTCAAAGGGGAGATCTGGAAATGGTGCGAGAAGGAAAAGGCAGCCTGATCTTATGAAAAAGAGAATGTCGTTTAATAGAAATCTCACTGGGAAACAGGATGTTCAGCAACAGAACTCATCTTCTCGGTTGCAGAAAACAACTGTGAGACCCTCCCTCTCTAAGCCATCATCCCATAGGGCTCTTAAGAACACAGAGAAAGATGTCAGTAAAAATACAACTAAACCACAGTCAAAGGCTTCTGGTTCTGCTGCTGCGACCAGTATTACTTTGGCTTCAAAGTCTCTCTCATACAAAGATGTTGCTGTGGCACCACCAGGTACAGTTCTGAAGCCAATGTTAGAAAAAGTAGAATTGCCTTTGGAGAGCACTGAAACTCAGATGTACAGGATTTCAAGTTCGTCAGCTGAAGCAGAAAGCAAATCTGACACTGTAATGTTGGATTTGCCAATCGAAGGAGCAGAGCTTCCCTGTGAAAAGCAGGAATCACAAGAAAGTGGTGAGTCAGTGGAAAATTTAACGTCAGAGTCTGAAGGGGATCTGGGGTCCTGTGAGGGGCAAAAGGCTTCTGATATAAGCAGGAAAAAGCTATCAGCCTCCGCAGAGCCTTACAATCCTGGAGGTTTCTTGGTTATTGATCTGCAAAGCTTAGCAGCAACAACAGGCAAGTACCCGATTCTGGTTGCAGACCCTATTTCCTGGGCTGGAGTTTCATGTGGGATTCACTCACCACCATATTACAGTGTTAATCACTTAAATGGAGTTGGGATGCCAAGAAGCATGAATCCAGATGCACCAGAGTTTGTTCCGAGGAGATCCGTGCAGAATAGCTCTCAACATGCAGGTGGAGATGCAAGTGTATCTGTTGACCCCAGCAGTGGCCTAAAAGCCGAGTCAGGAGATCCCTCAAGGGATAGTGCTGTAACTGAGATAGTTTATAGTAGAGAAGAGGAGAGTGGAGCAAACGCAAATGAGATAAATGGAGATGAAGGGTTTGTGATTGTGgcaaagaagaggaggaagaacaaGTTTCGACTTACAAACGATGCGGCTGGGTTGTACCATCAACTGCCGTCAGTTTGTGCATGA
- the LOC104774021 gene encoding protein TSS-like isoform X2, with protein MAPRSSKGKSNNRGKGGDKKKKEEKVLAPSLVEITVTTPYETKVILKGVSTDKIIDVRKLLASHVKTCHFTNYSLSHKVKGQKLNDNIQVASLKPCFLRMIPEEYKEESQAWTQVRRVVDIVACTTRFSSASPKSPNGKPVVVAGNNNASQVAASPEGLDMVSIHPTPKLSQFYDFFSIAHLSPPILHLKKVDGSEEEEEEDGERRDGYHFGLKVKICNGKVIHVIASVNGFFAVGKQLSHCHSIVDLLQNVSNAFAKAYESLMKAFTDRNKFGNLPYGLRINTWLVPPPVSESTSTFSPLPTEDGQWGGNGGGQWMNGEYNLRPWAAEFSVLATLPCKTEEERVVRDKKAFLLHNQFLDTSVQRAVRAICDVMDTNQHTTGLSSGSILLEDHVGDLFITVKRDIASLDPKPEATCQNEPFVLSSKELAEKNLLKGITADESKIVHDTLALGTVIVRHCGYTAVVHVEGKTQKAMSDIRDILIDDLPDGGANALNLNSLRVQLHRAHSVGTSGENQPTQLDSDDIESYKCIAPKFVKVNLTKLEEKWVSSVRPIRWELGSCWVQHLQKKETDVCGKPATNDETELSVKGLGKQFKVLKTKSKKSENNRTVKEKEKDIRLHELNGEADLGKKSIDEHFETELKELLSEQAFSRLKETGTGLHLKSKEELTKMVYGYYDEIALPRLVADFGSLELSPVDGRTMTDFMHIRGLQMRSLGHVAKLAEKLPHIQSICIHEMITRAFKHLLRAVIASVNNMAKLPVAVAASLNFMLGRRESEGCDRVPSEEYCLRLQWLQNFLSRKFGWIQTDEFNHLKKISILRGLCQKVGLELVPRDYDFDSPNPFKSSDIFGLVPVCKHVLCISSDGRTLLESSKIALDKGKLDDAVNYGTKALVKMIAVCGPYHRNTACAYSLLAVVLYHTGDFNQATIYQQKALDINERELGLDHPDTMKSYGDLSVFYYRLQHFELALKYVNRALFLLHFTCGLSHPNTAATYINVAMMEKEVGNDNLALRYLHEALKCNKRLLGADHIQTAASYHAIAVALSFMEAHSLSVQHEQTTLQILTAKLGPDDLRTQDAAAWLEYFESRAIEQQEAARNGVPKPDASIASKGHLSVSDLVDYISSDPDTKGSVAHRKQRRARVSQANDSVASADDATHKVAPQNGIAKRNDVIEANVIENRTEEKDPDAVVDEIKIGDIVVHRLNVDSRIVEESTLDEGWQEAYSKGRSGNGARRKRQPDLMKKRMSFNRNLTGKQDVQQQNSSSRLQKTTVRPSLSKPSSHRALKNTEKDVSKNTTKPQSKASGSAAATSITLASKSLSYKDVAVAPPGFQVRQLKQKANLTL; from the exons ATGGCACCGAGGTCGAGCAAAGGGAAATCAAACAACCGAGGGAAAGGaggagataagaagaagaaagaagagaaagtgtTGGCTCCGAGTCTGGTTGAGATCACAGTCACAACTCCGTACGAGACCAAAGTGATACTCAAGGGAGTCTCTACTGACAAAATCATTGATGTGAGAAAGCTTTTGGCATCTCACGTTAAGACTTGCCATTTCACCAACTATTCTCTCTCCCATAag GTGAAAGGGCAAAAATTGAATGACAACATCCAAGTTGCTTCCCTCAAGCCTTGTTTCCTCCGCATGATTCCAG AGGAGTACAAAGAGGAGAGCCAAGCTTGGACTCAGGTGCGGAGAGTCGTAGACATCGTAGCGTGCACCACCCGGTTCTCCTCCGCTTCCCCCAAATCCCCCAATGGGAAACCCGTCGTTGTCGCCGGCAACAACAATGCCAGTCAGGTGGCGGCGTCGCCGGAGGGGCTCGACATGGTCTCTATCCACCCAACCCCAAAGCTTTCTCAATTTTACGACTTTTTCTCCATTGCTCACCTCTCTCCTCCGATTCTTC ATTTGAAGAAAGTTGATggcagtgaagaagaagaagaagaagatggagagaggCGTGATGGTTACCATTTTGGACTTAAGGTTAAGATTTGCAATGGGAAGGTTATACATGTGATTGCTTCGGTGAATGGTTTCTTCGCCGTTGGAAAACAGCTCTCACATTGTCATTCCATTGTAGATTTGCTTCAGAACGTCAGCAATGCTTTTGCCAAg GCATATGAATCTCTAATGAAAGCTTTCACTGACCGGAACAAG tttggCAACCTCCCGTATGGATTACGGATTAATACATGGCTTGTACCTCCTCCTGTTTCTGAGTCTACTTCAACTTTTTCTCCTTTACCAACAGAGGATGGACAATGGGGAGGGAATGGTGGTGGTCAGTGGATGAATGGTGAATACAATCTTCGACCTTGGGCTGCTGAGTTTTCTGTATTAGCTACGCTTCCTTGCAAGACTGAGGAGGAGAGGGTTGTTCGAGATAAGAAAGCTTTCTTGCTTCATAATCAGTTTCTCGACACCTCTGTGCAAAGAGCTGTTAGAGCCATTTGCGACGTGATGGATACTAATCAACACACTACTGGATTAAGTTCAGGCTCGATCCTTCTTGAGGATCATGTTGGAGATTTGTTTATTACTGTAAAACGTGATATAGCCAGCCTTGACCCAAAGCCTGAAGCTACATGTCAAAATGAACCATTTGTTCTATCATCCAAGGAACTTGCTGAAAAGAATTTGCTAAAAGGCATAACAGCTGATGAGAGTAAGATTGTTCAC GATACTCTGGCTTTAGGCACAGTTATTGTAAGGCACTGTGGATATACAGCGGTGGTACATGTCGAGGGTAAAACGCAGAAGGCAATGTCTGATATCCGTGATATTTTAATTGATGACCTGCCGGACGGAGGAGCTAATGCTCTTAACCTTAACAG CTTAAGGGTTCAGCTTCACAGGGCCCATAGTGTTGGAACATCTGGAGAGAACCAGCCCACACAGCTTGATTCGGATGATATAGAGTCTTATAAATGTATTGCACCGAAGTTCGTAAAGGTTAACTTAACAAAATTAGAAGAGAAATGGGTATCTTCTGTAAGACCCATTAGATGGGAGCTCGGTTCTTGCTGGGTTCAGCatctacaaaagaaagaaacagacgTCTGTGGAAAGCCTGCAACTAATGATGAGACTGAACTTTCAGTTAAAGGCTTGGGGAaacaatttaaagttttaaagacCAAAAGTAAGAAATCAGAAAATAATCGTACCgtgaaggaaaaggaaaaagatatcAGACTACACGAGTTAAATGGGGAGGCTGATCTAGGGAAGAAAAGCATTGACGAACATTTTGAGACTGAACTGAAGGAACTGCTTTCTGAACAAGCTTTCTCTCGCCTAAAAGAAACTGGAACCGGTCTCCATTTAAAG TCAAAAGAAGAGCTTACTAAGATGGTATATGGTTACTATGATGAAATTGCTTTGCCAAGGCTG GTAGCAGATTTCGGGTCACTGGAGCTTTCTCCAGTTGATGGTCGCACAATGACTGACTTCATGCATATTAGAGGTCTCCAAATGCGTTCGCTAGGACATGTG GCTAAACTTGCTGAGAAACTTCCTCATATACAGTCCATCTGTATACATGAGATGATTACGAGAGCTTTCAAGCATCTTCTTAGGGCGGTTATTGCATCTGTCAATAATATGGCAAAGCTACCTGTGGCAGTAGCTGCATCATTAAACTTCATGCTTGGCCGCCGTGAATCGGAAGGGTGTGATAGGGTCCCTAGTGAAGAGTATTGTCTCAGATTACAATGGCTACAGAATtttctttccagaaaatttgGTTGGATACAGACAGATGAGTTCaatcatttgaaaaaaatttccatCCTCCGAGGACTCTGCCAAAAG GTTGGGTTAGAACTAGTTCCAAGAGATTATGACTTCGATTCTCCAAATCCTTTCAAGAGCTCTGACATTTTTGGCTTGGTACCTGTGTGCAAG CATGTGCTGTGTATATCATCTGACGGAAGGACACTCTTGGAGTCATCAAAAATTGCTCTTGACAAAGGAAAACTAGATGATGCTGTGAATTATGGAACAAAG GCATTGGTCAAGATGATTGCTGTCTGTGGGCCTTATCATAGAAATACTGCTTGTGCGTACAGCCTTCTCGCAGTTGTACTGTACCACACTGGCGATTTTAACCAG GCAACGATATATCAGCAGAAGGCTCTAGATATAAATGAGAGAGAACTTGGTCTCGACCATCCTGACACTATGAAAAGCTATGGGGATCTTTCTGTATTTTATTATCGTCTTCAACACTTTGAATTGGCACTAAA ATATGTGAACCGTGcgttgtttcttcttcacttcactTGTGGGCTATCTCACCCAAATACTGCTGCCACATATATCAATGTGGCTATGATGGAAAAAGAAGTAGGGAATGATAATCTAGCTCTAAGATACTTGCATGAAGCTCTAAAGTGCAATAAAAGATTGCTAGGAGCGGACCATATTCAG ACAGCGGCAAGCTATCATGCAATTGCTGTGGCTCTCTCTTTTATGGAAGCACATTCATTGAGTGTGCAACATGAACAAACTACACTTCAGATACTTACAGCAAAACTTGGACCAGATGACCTTCGTACACAG GATGCTGCTGCATGGCTTGAATATTTTGAATCAAGAGCCATAGAGCAGCAGGAAGCAGCCCGAAATGGAGTCCCAAAGCCTGATGCTTCCATCGCGAGCAAAGGCCACCTTAG TGTATCAGATCTCGTGGACTATATAAGTTCTGATCCCGATACTAAAGGAAGTGTTGCTCACAGGAAACAGCGGCGCGCCAGG GTATCACAAGCCAATGATAGTGTTGCATCAGCTGATGATGCCACCCATAAAGTTGCTCCACAGAATGGCATCGCTAAACGGAATGATGTCATAGAAGCGAATGTCATTGAGAATAGGACCGAAGAAAAAGATCCTGATGCAGTTGTTGATGAGATCAAAATAGGTGATATCGTAGTTCACAGACTAAATGTAGACAGCCGAATTGTGGAAGAGTCAACTTTAGATGAGGGCTGGCAAGAGGCATACTCAAAGGGGAGATCTGGAAATGGTGCGAGAAGGAAAAGGCAGCCTGATCTTATGAAAAAGAGAATGTCGTTTAATAGAAATCTCACTGGGAAACAGGATGTTCAGCAACAGAACTCATCTTCTCGGTTGCAGAAAACAACTGTGAGACCCTCCCTCTCTAAGCCATCATCCCATAGGGCTCTTAAGAACACAGAGAAAGATGTCAGTAAAAATACAACTAAACCACAGTCAAAGGCTTCTGGTTCTGCTGCTGCGACCAGTATTACTTTGGCTTCAAAGTCTCTCTCATACAAAGATGTTGCTGTGGCACCACCAG GATTTCAAGTTCGTCAGCTGAAGCAGAAAGCAAATCTGACACTGTAA